One Natrinema salaciae genomic region harbors:
- a CDS encoding Zn-ribbon domain-containing OB-fold protein encodes MSEPARVEDRREEWNGPVPVPTGATVPFWAATLEGILRYQACDCGNRQLYPRAVCTGCGAEDPPFEASEGVGTIYTYTVCHVPGEPGFADRTPYVVGVIELAEGPRLLALIDADPERLEIGASVEVTFWQVSDEAAVPVFVPA; translated from the coding sequence ATGAGCGAGCCGGCGCGGGTCGAGGACCGCCGCGAGGAGTGGAACGGACCCGTTCCGGTCCCCACCGGCGCGACGGTCCCGTTCTGGGCGGCGACGCTCGAGGGAATCCTCCGCTACCAGGCGTGTGACTGCGGCAACCGGCAGCTGTACCCCCGAGCGGTCTGCACCGGGTGCGGGGCCGAGGACCCGCCGTTCGAGGCCAGCGAGGGCGTCGGGACGATTTACACCTACACCGTCTGCCACGTCCCGGGCGAGCCGGGATTCGCCGATCGGACGCCTTACGTCGTCGGCGTGATCGAGCTGGCCGAGGGGCCACGGCTGCTCGCACTGATCGACGCCGACCCCGAGCGCCTCGAGATCGGTGCGTCGGTCGAGGTCACATTCTGGCAGGTCTCCGACGAGGCCGCCGTCCCGGTGTTCGTCCCCGCGTAA
- a CDS encoding SDR family NAD(P)-dependent oxidoreductase, whose amino-acid sequence MTTAQFGVDGQTAIVTGSSSGIGKTIVERFAEDGANVVVSSRELENVEPVADAINESDRPGEAIAIECDVTDREAVRRLVDETVDAFGGLDILINNAGASFQAPPSEISENGWKTIVDINLHGTFHCSQIAVEYMRDNGGGRIVNFASVAGTRGSKTMSHYGAAKAGVVNFTTSVAPDWAEDGIWVNCIAPGLVATEGVRTQMGVEDDADEIARTTPDRTIGKPEEVADLAQFLASPASSYMVGETVTIKGVPRLE is encoded by the coding sequence ATGACGACCGCGCAGTTCGGCGTCGACGGCCAGACGGCGATCGTCACCGGGTCCTCGAGCGGCATCGGGAAGACGATCGTCGAGCGGTTCGCCGAGGACGGCGCGAACGTCGTCGTCTCGTCTCGCGAACTCGAGAACGTGGAACCGGTCGCCGACGCCATCAACGAGAGCGATCGGCCGGGCGAGGCGATCGCGATCGAGTGCGACGTGACCGACCGCGAGGCCGTCCGACGGCTCGTCGACGAGACAGTCGACGCGTTCGGCGGGCTCGACATTCTGATCAACAACGCGGGGGCGAGCTTCCAGGCCCCGCCGTCCGAGATCAGCGAGAACGGCTGGAAGACGATCGTCGACATCAACCTCCACGGCACGTTCCACTGCTCGCAGATCGCAGTCGAGTACATGCGCGACAACGGCGGCGGCCGGATCGTCAACTTCGCCAGCGTCGCGGGCACCCGGGGCTCGAAGACGATGAGCCACTACGGCGCGGCCAAGGCCGGCGTCGTCAACTTCACGACCTCCGTCGCGCCCGACTGGGCCGAGGACGGCATCTGGGTCAACTGTATCGCGCCCGGGCTCGTCGCCACCGAGGGCGTCCGCACCCAGATGGGCGTCGAGGACGACGCGGACGAAATCGCCCGAACCACCCCGGACCGCACCATCGGCAAACCCGAGGAGGTCGCCGACCTCGCGCAGTTTCTCGCCAGCCCCGCCTCCTCGTACATGGTCGGCGAGACGGTCACGATCAAGGGCGTGCCGCGACTCGAGTAG
- a CDS encoding FAS1-like dehydratase domain-containing protein, giving the protein MPNKPLEALEAMVGDSRVTVEEFRIEPGKVEEFARAITAEDPVFRDETAAAERGHDRVPAPLTYSQVGRFPRYTPADVDGKGFDLGFQPEYVLHGEQAHEYERPIYVGDVLEGTTTLADVFQREGPRAGTMTFAVLETEYRAQNGELVLTDRATAIETEGAVDDDTGDDASSETAETATNGGAAAAESEAPPATVGEFDRVRDAADLAVGDAGPTAVVDDLERKQFVKYAGASGDFNPIHYDEPYATAAGNESVFGQGMFTAGITSRVVANWFDLRDVASFGVRFQSRVFPGDTVVATGEVVEIDEDARTVETELEARTTAGETLLTGTATAALE; this is encoded by the coding sequence ATGCCGAATAAGCCCCTCGAGGCGCTCGAGGCGATGGTCGGCGACTCGCGAGTCACCGTCGAGGAGTTCCGGATCGAGCCGGGCAAGGTCGAGGAGTTCGCGCGAGCGATCACCGCCGAGGACCCGGTCTTCCGCGACGAGACGGCGGCCGCCGAACGGGGCCACGATCGCGTCCCCGCGCCGCTGACCTACAGCCAGGTCGGCCGGTTCCCGCGGTACACGCCCGCCGACGTCGACGGTAAGGGGTTCGACCTCGGGTTTCAACCCGAGTACGTCCTCCACGGCGAACAGGCCCACGAGTACGAGCGCCCGATCTACGTCGGCGACGTGCTCGAGGGGACGACCACCCTCGCGGACGTCTTCCAGCGCGAGGGCCCCCGCGCGGGGACGATGACCTTCGCCGTCCTCGAGACGGAGTACCGGGCCCAGAACGGCGAACTCGTGCTGACCGACCGGGCGACGGCGATCGAAACGGAGGGGGCGGTCGACGACGACACCGGGGACGACGCCTCGAGCGAGACCGCCGAGACAGCGACGAACGGCGGGGCCGCCGCGGCCGAGTCGGAAGCGCCGCCGGCGACCGTCGGCGAGTTCGACCGCGTCCGCGACGCCGCCGACCTCGCGGTCGGCGACGCCGGCCCCACCGCAGTCGTCGACGACCTCGAGCGCAAGCAGTTCGTCAAGTACGCCGGGGCCAGCGGCGACTTCAATCCGATCCACTACGACGAGCCCTACGCCACGGCCGCGGGCAACGAGAGCGTCTTCGGGCAGGGGATGTTCACCGCCGGGATCACCTCCCGCGTCGTCGCCAACTGGTTCGACCTGCGGGACGTCGCCTCGTTCGGCGTTCGATTCCAGTCACGGGTCTTCCCCGGCGACACCGTCGTCGCGACCGGCGAGGTCGTCGAGATCGACGAGGACGCGAGAACGGTCGAAACGGAACTCGAGGCGCGGACGACTGCGGGTGAAACGCTGCTCACCGGGACGGCGACGGCCGCCCTCGAGTGA
- a CDS encoding acetyl-CoA acetyltransferase, whose amino-acid sequence MAEPICAGVGESDLGETPDRNWLDNAAIATVRALEDAGCSLADVDGVAVAGGDDYMPALVLAEYLDLDEPSFLEGTEIGGSSFEQFCGHVGDAMARGEADVVVVAYGSTRKTGPDRDRSLEETHPIDGFVRPTGLFRPPGAYAMAARRHMHEYGTTEEQLAEIAVSTREWASMNPKAAHQDLITVDDVLESRRIAEPFNLLDCCLVSDGGGAVVLVSAEKARELGVPEVAVAGVASTSTHRQDISEMPDMTTTGAAVTGPKAFEQAGITHEDVDVAQIYDSFTYTALVTLEDLGFCETGEGGAFVEGGTTAPGGELPMNTQGGGLSYCHPGHFGVFVLIEAVRQLRGDYTGERQVDDAEVAVAHGTGGLLSSSSTVVLRREA is encoded by the coding sequence GTGGCTGAACCGATCTGTGCGGGCGTCGGCGAGAGCGATCTCGGCGAGACGCCCGACCGGAACTGGCTCGACAACGCGGCCATCGCGACCGTCCGTGCCCTCGAGGACGCCGGCTGTTCCCTCGCGGACGTCGACGGCGTCGCGGTCGCGGGCGGCGACGATTACATGCCGGCGCTGGTGCTCGCCGAGTACCTCGACCTGGACGAGCCCTCGTTTCTCGAGGGCACCGAGATCGGCGGCTCGTCGTTCGAACAGTTCTGCGGTCACGTCGGCGACGCGATGGCCCGCGGCGAGGCAGACGTGGTCGTCGTCGCCTACGGCTCGACGCGCAAGACGGGCCCCGATCGGGACCGATCGCTCGAGGAGACGCACCCGATCGACGGCTTCGTCCGTCCGACGGGGCTGTTCCGGCCGCCGGGGGCGTACGCGATGGCCGCCCGCCGACACATGCACGAGTACGGCACGACCGAGGAACAGCTCGCGGAGATCGCCGTCTCGACCCGCGAGTGGGCGTCGATGAATCCGAAGGCGGCCCACCAAGACCTGATTACGGTCGACGACGTCCTCGAGTCCCGGCGGATCGCCGAGCCGTTCAACCTGCTGGACTGCTGTTTGGTCTCGGACGGCGGCGGCGCGGTGGTCCTCGTCTCCGCGGAGAAAGCGCGGGAACTCGGCGTTCCCGAGGTCGCCGTCGCGGGCGTCGCCTCGACGAGCACCCACCGTCAGGACATCAGCGAGATGCCGGACATGACCACCACCGGCGCGGCGGTGACGGGGCCGAAAGCGTTCGAGCAAGCGGGGATTACCCACGAGGACGTCGACGTCGCCCAGATATACGACTCGTTTACCTACACCGCACTGGTCACCCTCGAGGATCTGGGCTTCTGCGAGACGGGCGAGGGCGGTGCGTTCGTCGAAGGCGGTACGACCGCCCCCGGCGGCGAGCTGCCGATGAACACGCAGGGCGGCGGGCTCTCGTACTGCCACCCCGGCCACTTCGGGGTCTTCGTTCTCATCGAGGCCGTCCGTCAGCTCCGGGGCGACTACACGGGCGAGCGCCAGGTCGACGACGCCGAGGTCGCGGTCGCCCACGGCACCGGCGGCCTGCTGTCCTCGAGTAGCACCGTCGTGCTCCGGAGGGAAGCATGA